TGACCATTTTTCTTTAGTAGCTAGTACTATTAATCCTATTTTTGAGGATGATACTTTTGATTGTATTCCCATTATCTTATCTTCTATAGATAATGATAGTTTAATAAGTACTCCTTCCAATGAGGAAATTGAATCTGTTGTGAAAAGCATGACTGCTTGGAGTtcacctggtccagatggattccAAGCAGGATTTTACCAAACTCAGTGGAAGCATGTCGGCAATGATATGATTGATGTGGTTCAAAGGTTTTTTGTTTCTGGTTTCATGCCTAGGAATTTAAATAAAACCTATATCTCTCTTATACCGAAGTGTAAGGATCCAAAAAAACTATCTgattttagaccaattggtctttgTAACACATCTTACAAGATCATTTCCAAAATTCTAGCTGATAGAATTAAGCCTTACCTTAAGATGATGATCTCTCCTAATCAGTCTGCCTTTGTTCCTAGTAGGTCTACTCATGATAATATAAAATGATACACATTATGAAACAGAAAGAAGGAATTAGTTGTACCATGGCTCTTAAGCTTGATCTTTCTAAGGCTTTTGATAGATTAGAATTGAGCTTTCTTCTTAATATTATGAAAAAATCTGGTTTCTGTGATTCCTTTTATAACCTCATTAATCAATGTCTATCTACCACTTGTATGAATATCCTTCTAAATGGTTCTCCTTGTAAGAATTATCATCTTTCTAGAGGTTTAAGACAAGAAGATCCCTTGTCTCCTTACCTTTTTTTATCATTGTTATGGAATATCTTTCtagatgttttcttattgctGAATCTAATAAGGTTATTTGTGGTATTAAGGCTTCCAGAAGAGCTCATTCTATCTATCACTTACAGTTTGCAGATGATGTCATGATCTTCACTAAAGCTAATATGGAGAATGTGCATGTTATTTTGGATATAATTAATAAATTTGGTTTAATTTCAGGTCAGCTGCTCAATTGTCAAAAATCTAGTGTTTATTTTAGCAATAACATGAATCCCATTGACTGTGATGCTTTAGCTAGTGCTTTGAATATGAACAGAGTCTCTAAATATGATACTTACTTAGGAGATCCTCTTCTTCTTGGTAGAAACAAAGGTAAAGCTTTCAGTCCCATTGCTCAGTTCTGTGAGGCTAGATTAAATAATTGGTCAAGTACTTCTCTTAACCATTCTGGCAGAACCACTATGGTTAAATCCGTGTTAAATTCCCTTCTCACATATCAAATGGGTTGTTTTAAGATTCCTCAAAACACCATCAACAAACTAGATACTTTGCAAAGAAAATTCTGGTGGGGACATAAAGGAAGTAgaggaattttctttgtttcCTGGATTAGTCAAATCTTTAGGTGGCCTTGGTTTTAAAAATTTAGAAAATTTTAACCAAGCCTTAATAGTTAAGCTTGCTTGCAAAATTTGCAATAACTCAAATGATCTAAGTACACAAGTTCTTAAGGCAAAATACTCTAAAGATAAGGATTTCTTACAGCAGGATAAACTGAATGATAAATTTTCTTGATATGGAGAGGTATTCATGATGGTATCACTTTCATTAAGAATTATACTTGTTGGTCTGTTAGATGTGGTACCAAAATTAAAATTTGGCAGGACAAATGAATTATAGGTTTCCAACATCCACCTGAACCTAATAGTTCTGCTTCTTTCTCTTCTGCCTATACCTTTGTTTGTGAGCTTTTCTTTCCAAATACTAGAAGTTGGATTTCTGCCTTAATTAAAAGTTTATTTTCCCTGGAAACTGCCGAATTAATCTGTGATATGCATGTTTCTTCTAGGGGTGAAGATACTCTTGTGTGGAAAcctgataagaaaggttgtttcTCTGTGAAAAGTGCCTATAACACTTTGTTGAATGCTCATCCCTCTAATTTTGCTCCTGCAAGTCCTGTTAGTACATAGGTTTGTAATTCACTCTGGAAAACAAAACTCCCTCACAGAGTCAAATTTTTTGTTTAGAAATGCCTTAGAGATTTTGTACCCACTGGGGATAAGTTTTCTAGATACAAACATGGGATTGATGTGCACTGCAATATGTGTAATTTCTCTTATGAATCTGCTGAGCATCTGTTTATAGATTGCCCCTATGCCAGATCAGCTTGGCTAGGAATTAGTATCAATGTTTCTAATGTTCTAAATGACCATACTGGTATCTTACATTGGATCATAAGTTGGTTTTCTGCAGGTAGTACTGGATTAGGAGCTAATTCTGCTCAAAGGGAGTTCGCCCTCTATTCTCTCTTGATAATTATTTGGATgatatggaaagaaagatgttCAGATATCTTTCAAAATATCAAACCTAATAGTATTTCTACTATAGAAAGAATTAAGCATCTTGATAACCAGTGTTGTTTTGCTATAACTCAAACTACTAATGTGCAGGCTATTCAGAGATAAATTTATACCCATAACTGGGAACCTCCTGTAGAAATTTTATTGAAATAAATATTGATGCTTCCTTAAAAAAGGAAACTAATAAGGCTGTCATTGGTCTAATAGTTCGTAATTTTGCAGGGGAGTGCACTGGAGTCAAAGGAAAACCAGTTGAGACAAGCCTAATTTTGGATCATGAGGCTGAGCAGATGGAATGTATTTCAATGAAATATGCAGTGGAATGGGCTACTTCATTGAAGTTGGAAAGAGTTATTTTTGAGTCAGACAATGAGCTACtaatcaaatctatcaaggacAATACACCTTATGTTCATTGGATTAATCATTCTTACATTTTAGACATTCAGTCTTTCTTTCATAATAACCCTAACTGGTTTTGTTATTCAGTTCTTAAAGATAAAAATAGTGTAGCATATGGTATTGCCAAG
The nucleotide sequence above comes from Papaver somniferum cultivar HN1 chromosome 8, ASM357369v1, whole genome shotgun sequence. Encoded proteins:
- the LOC113305584 gene encoding uncharacterized protein LOC113305584, whose product is MALKLDLSKAFDRLELSFLLNIMKKSGFCDSFYNLINQCLSTTCMNILLNGSPCKNYHLSRGLRQEDPLSPYLFLSLLWNIFLDVFLLLNLIRLFVVLRLPEELILSITYSQLLNCQKSSVYFSNNMNPIDCDALASALNMNRVSKYDTYLGDPLLLGRNKGKAFSPIAQFCEARLNNWSNCPYARSAWLGISINVSNVLNDHTGILHWIISWFSAGECTGVKGKPVETSLILDHEAEQMECISMKYAVEWATSLKLERVIFESDNELLIKSIKDNTPYVHWINHSYILDIQSFFHNNPNWFCYSVLKDKNSVAYGIAKKTTTSNSIFGAL